From a single Helicovermis profundi genomic region:
- a CDS encoding type II CAAX prenyl endopeptidase Rce1 family protein, translating to MLLKINRCIFLMPDWIFIIFSVVFSFIIVVLIYPIVTYVFPNIQQSNGSVNLIDSTFFYKIIVGSLIGPLIETLIFQHLVIKFLKKTKYISKNKLLICIISGILFGISHSYDMLYIINITLIDLYLAYVYLLYENKKRNYHLLK from the coding sequence ATGTTATTAAAAATTAATAGGTGCATTTTTTTAATGCCAGACTGGATATTTATAATTTTTTCAGTAGTTTTTTCTTTTATTATTGTGGTTTTAATTTATCCGATTGTGACATATGTATTTCCGAATATTCAACAGTCAAATGGATCTGTAAATTTAATAGATTCAACATTTTTTTATAAAATAATAGTAGGTTCTTTAATAGGCCCTCTAATAGAAACTTTAATATTTCAGCATTTAGTAATTAAATTTCTTAAAAAAACAAAATATATATCAAAAAATAAATTACTAATATGTATTATTTCAGGAATTTTATTTGGAATAAGTCACTCATATGATATGTTGTATATTATAAATATAACACTTATAGATTTGTATTTAGCCTATGTATATTTATTATATGAAAATAAAAAACGAAATTATCATCTTTTAAAATAG